From the Arctopsyche grandis isolate Sample6627 chromosome 11, ASM5162203v2, whole genome shotgun sequence genome, one window contains:
- the RabGGTb gene encoding geranylgeranyl transferase type-2 subunit beta, producing the protein MEGEVAGGGSELKLELERHASYLSVYGTDKDDYDFCKTEFLRMSGMYWGLTALELMAKSSRVPREEILEFIKSCQDKESGGISASVGHDPHILYTLSAVQILSMYDKIDVIDVEGVIKYITSLQLEDGSFMGDKWGEVDTRFSFCAVLCLSLLHRLDAINVGRAVEFVLSCMNFDGGFGSRPGSESHAGLIYCCVGFLSVCGRLDALRADELGWWLCERQLPNGGLNGRPEKLPDLCYSWWVLASLSMMNRIHWVDKAALEKFILACQDSENGGFSDRPGDMTDPFHTLFGLAGLSLLGNTQIKPINPTYCMPQETITRLKLEPQLLAL; encoded by the exons ATGGAAGGGGAGGTGGCGGGTGGCGGTTCTGAGCTGAAGCTGGAGTTGGAGCGTCATGCTTCCTATTTATCTGTATACGGTACTGATAAAGATGACTACGACTTCTGCAAGACAGAATTCCTGCGCATGTCCGGCATGTATTGGGGCCTCACAGCGCTCGAGCTCATGGCTAAATCGTCTCG AGTTCCACGTGAAGAAATCTTGGAATTTATTAAATCTTGTCAAGACAAAGAAAGTGGTGGCATATCAGCCAGTGTTGGTCACGATCCCCACATACTATACACTCTCAGCGCCGTTCAAATACTTagtatgtatgataaaatagATGTCATTGATGTCGAAGGTGTTATAAAGTATATAACCTCACTTCAATTGGAAGATGGCAGCTTTATgg GTGATAAGTGGGGCGAAGTAGATACTCGGTTTTCGTTTTGTGCTGTACTTTGTCTTTCCTTACTGCACCGGCTAGATGCTATCAATGTTGGACGAGCTGTCGAATTTGTTTTGAGTTGTATGAATTTCGATGGTGGTTTTGGGTCACGTCCTGGCTCAGAAAGTCATGCTG gtCTTATATATTGCTGTGTAGGCTTCCTTTCAGTATGTGGACGATTGGATGCTTTACGAGCCGATGAGTTAGGCTGGTGGCTGTGCGAGAGACAATTACCTAATGGGGGTTTAAATGGACGTCCAGAAAAACTTCCAGATTTGTGCTATTCCtg gTGGGTATTGGCTTCTCTTTCCATGATGAACCGTATACACTGGGTAGATAAAGCAGCATTAGAAAAATTCATTCTGGCTTGTCAAGATTCTGAAAATGGTGGTTTCAGCGATCGGCCAGGAGATATGACTGACCCATTTCATACATTGTTTGGATTGGCTGGCCTATCGCTTTTAGGCAACACTCAAATCAAACCAATCAATCCAACATACTGCATGCCTCAAGAAACAATCACAAGACTGAAACTTGAACCTCAATTGTTAGCTTTATAA